The nucleotide window TGCTGTCATTGGAATTATTTTTCCACTGTTATTTTCTGTCGCCATTATCTTAATTAATTTATATGCAAGCACGATTCATATCGACATTGATGCTGTACTGCTCGGCGAACTTTCATTTGCTCCATTTCACAGCTTAACGCTCTGGGGCCATGACGTTGGACCTTATTCAATCTGGACTATGTCTATTATTTTAGCTGTTAATATCATCACGATTGCAGCACTTTATCCAGCTTTAAAGATCGCAACCTTTGATAAAGATTATGCAACTCTGCTCGGGTACCCTACGCACTTGATTCATTACGGACTCATGATGATTACATGCATTACCATTGTAGGCGCCTTTGAATGCGCTGGAGCAATCTTAGTTGTTGCCTTTATGATCATTCCGCCAGCAACAGCATACCTTCTTACCAAGCGATTATCGCACATGTTGATCACCGCTTGCCTGCTTGGACTTATCGCTGCAGTGGTTGGTTGCATCGTTGCGCATATGTTTAATGTTTCAATTGCAGGATCGATTGCAACCGTGAATGGTTTCTTATTTTTTTTAACACTGTTTTTTCATAGACGCTAATATTTCATAAGTAGTCATTCAAAAAAAAGAGGCATTTCTAATTGAAAATGCCTCTTTTTTAATAAAATTAAAGAAATCAAAAATTTATAAACGAGGACCTGCGGACGAAGTAAAATCATGCTCTTGCATTGTATTTTGCCTTTGTTCTTCTGCTTGACGCGCTAATTGTTCTTTTTGGCGCAATTGCTCCTGCTGCACTTCTTTCTGACGTTGTTGTTTCATTCTTTCAGTTATTTCCCGTCTTTGATTTTTCGATAATTTCACCTTAGTTTTTATTTTTGCTTCTACTTCTTTTCCAGCAATTGAAACTGGCGCATATAATTTTAACTCTTCTAATCTTTGCTTATCAGAATCATCTGTTGCCAAATTCGTTAGACGGTCAACTTCTGATTGAGTTATCATTTTTTTATCAACTAAACTTTCAATTGCTGCCGCAGCATAATTTCGAACATTGCTATCAGAATCCACCATGCGTTTTTCAATCAATGACAGTAGCTGTGGCACCTGGTCCAATGTTATTAAATCTTTATTTATTAAATTTATAATTACTAACACAGCATCCTTTCGAACATCAATATCAGGATCCACCATGCCTTTTTTAATCAATGGCAGTAGCTGTGATACTTGGTCCGATATTATTAAATTTTTATCAATTAGACTTTTAATTACTGACATAGCATTAGACCGAATACGAACATCTGAATCGATCATCGCTTTTTCAAGCAATGGCAGTAGCTGTGGTACTTGGCCCACTGTTATTAATTTGTTATATATTAAATTATTAATTGCAGACATGACATCAGATCGAACATATTGATTTAAATCATTCATCACTTTTTTAAGCAATGGCAGCAGCTGCGATACTTTATCTGACTTTATTAAATTGTTATTTATTAAATTTGTAATTACTGACATAGCATTAGATAGATCATATTGACCTGAATCACTCATTCCTTTTTCAATCAATGGCAGCAGCTGTGCTACTTGATCCACTGCTATTAATTTGTTATATATTAAACTCTTAATTGCTGACATAGCATCAGATCGAACAGATTGATTTAAATCACTCATCCCTTTTTCAATCAAAGGCAATCCTTGCTCTACTGTTATTAATTTATTATCTATTAAACTCTTAATTACTGCCATAACAGTAGATCGAACATGATCACTTGAATCACTCATCCCTTTTTTAACCAAAGGCAATCCTTTCTCTACTGTTATTAAGTTATTATCTATTAAACTCTTAATTACTAGCATAGCTTTAGATCGAACACCATCACTTGGATCACTCATCTCTTTTTCAATCAAAGACAATCCTTGCTCTACTGTTATTAATTTATGTTCAATCAATTTCACCAATGACATTAGAAGAACTTTACCTTTATATTTAGCATCATGTAGTTGTAAAGCTCCTACAATAAAATCACCTAAACCCGCTTCTTTTAAATTAGATCCAAAAATTATAACTAAGCGTTCTAAGTATGTTTGATCCTCAACAAAACAAAAACTCCTGATCAAAGACCGAACATAACTTTCTTCTGCATCCGTTAAAATTGTTTGAGATCCAAGTATCGTGCTAAAAGCATCATATCGCCGATCAATGTTTAAAACTGATACGTCTTTGTATAAACACGCTGCTCGTAACTCTTGTGACAATTGGTCCATTTTTTTTAGTCTTGTTCCAACTATTGCTGCAACAGTTGCCTGACTTGTCGCTTCAGGTACTTCAAGATTAATATTCAATTTTGCTGCATCTTTTATTGAAACATATCCATGAGCTTTATCATGCAAATGTATTGTAAAAATTCCTGCCTTTGTTTTTATTGGAATTTCAATTGATTGTTTACCGTCTAATGCTTCAAGACTTACTTGCGGCTCCCATCCTAATTTTTCACACATTTGTTTAAAATAGGTTGATGCAAATTTTGGATCAAAAATATCCGTCTGATTATCAAATAATTTTAAGTCAAAAATATGATTCATGGTTACGAGTACGTTTGATGCATTTGGCATCATCTCTGCACAAACAAGGCCTGAATTTTTTGGCACTAACCAGTAAGTTCGATCGCCTACCTTTTGAATTGGCAATTGATATTTTTTACCGTCAATCTCAAGCTCATGTGTTGGTAGACCCTCAGGAGCTACATCAACAGGTATTACTCCATCA belongs to Candidatus Babeliales bacterium and includes:
- a CDS encoding metal ABC transporter permease — translated: MINIIYLQLLVTALLVAASCALPGTFLILRGTSLMSDALGHAILLGIVLSFFIVGNLHSPFIFLGATITGIVMVAFIELLIYSKRLKPDAVIGIIFPLLFSVAIILINLYASTIHIDIDAVLLGELSFAPFHSLTLWGHDVGPYSIWTMSIILAVNIITIAALYPALKIATFDKDYATLLGYPTHLIHYGLMMITCITIVGAFECAGAILVVAFMIIPPATAYLLTKRLSHMLITACLLGLIAAVVGCIVAHMFNVSIAGSIATVNGFLFFLTLFFHRR